In Prunus dulcis chromosome 1, ALMONDv2, whole genome shotgun sequence, the following are encoded in one genomic region:
- the LOC117615156 gene encoding probable RNA-dependent RNA polymerase 1, with the protein MVKTIQLYGFSSSESPAAVTEFLEAYTGKGTVHAIKFLPPKDGKSRTLAIVQFTDAKFAGIIIPLADARSLWYNKSYLKARKAKFDMVPNSEIFEHCMELAQLHLGCQISEEQFSVLWTALDVSVKFGKEFKNIYLLLSLDAVEYKLEISSESIRQIELHHPRGQLPNFLLIQLLGAPRIFKKASQNGWVREVDFTPSRCIGQSSVVCLELPPTCELPNLRKIYAHYKENEGQLVLERGNTFSCTSDLVPIVGPPLGINLPYKILFKINSLVQHGCVPGQALDVKFYELVDPSIIRIEYIECALDKLFRLKGCCYEPVSWLTEQYREYMACKRIPQSPAISLDDGMVYVHRVQVTPSKVYFCGPEANVSNRVLRNYPEDVDNFLRVSFVDEDMGKMRSGDLCPRTNSTTSTEEERRTGVYERILSTLRNGIVIGEKKFEFLAHSSSQLREHSVWMFASRSELTAQDIRNWMGDFSDIKNVAKHAARLGQAFSSSRETFDVGEDEIEFIPDVKTERGGVKYCFSDGIGKISAEFAGRVASKCGKSTTPSAFQIRLGGYKGVVAVDPTLSKKLALRDSMCKYQSNNTKLDVLAWSRYQPCFLNRQLITLLSTLGVPDLVFVKKQNEALKQLEGVLADPSRALEALEMIFQGEVTDVLKEMLACGYEPDAEPFLSLMLQAFCASKLVELRTKTRIFVPNGRSLMGCLDETGTLEYGQVFVQCSQRVVFGGNSNSSATSSKDNFIVEGNVVVAKNPCLHPGDVRVLWAVNVPALHHMVDCVVFPQKGNRPHPNECSGSDLDGDFYFVSWDPDLIPPRQVRPMKYIPAPTIELGHDVTMEEVAESFTNYIVNDNLGIICNAHTVFADRERQKATSAPCIKLAKLSSHAVDSPKTGVVVEVPHCLRVDKYPDFMEKGDKLTYESKRVIGRLFRQVKHVELASDSPSNSGSIKSFTMEVAMKFYDPDMEVDGFEDYIKDAINYKIEYDYKLGNLMDYYGYKTEAEILSGSITAVSKNFNWGKDLESIHYAIKALRKEARTWFDEKLGMQSDMKPDINDVQAAKASAWYHVTYHPDYWGRCNKGMERDHFLSFPWCVFDKLIQIKRRNSSLK; encoded by the exons ATGGTTAAGACAATTCAATTGTATGGATTTTCCTCCAGCGAGTCTCCAGCAGCAGTGACAGAATTTCTGGAGGCATATACTGGAAAAGGAACTGTTCATGCTATAAAGTTTCTTCCTCCCAAAGATGGAAAATCAAGAACACTTGCCATAGTTCAGTTCACAGATGCAAAATTTGCTGGTATCATAATTCCATTAGCCGATGCTAGAAGCCTGTGGTACAataaatcttatctgaaagcTAGAAAAGCGAAGTTTGACATGGTGCCCAACTCAGAAATCTTTGAGCACTGCATGGAACTTGCACAACTTCACTTGGGATGCCAGATTTCTGAGGAACAGTTTTCTGTGCTTTGGACAGCATTGGATGTTTCAGTGAAATTCGGGAAGGAATTTAAAAATATCTACTTATTGTTATCTCTTGATGCTGTTGAATACAAGCTAGAGATCTCCTCTGAAAGTATTCGCCAGATTGAGCTACATCATCCACGTGGCCAACTTCCAAACTTTCTTCTAATCCAG TTACTTGGTGCCCCTCGGATTTTCAAGAAAGCTTCTCAAAATGGCTGGGTTCGAGAAGTTGATTTCACTCCTTCACGCTGCATTGGGCAATCTTCTGTTGTATGTTTGGAGCTTCCACCTACTTGTGAGCTTCCAAATCTACGCAAGATTTATGCTcattataaagaaaatgaagggcAGTTGGTTCTGGAGAGAGGCAACACTTTCTCCTGTACTTCAGATCTGGTTCCTATCGTGGGTCCACCCCTTGGCATTAACTTGCCATACAAAATCCTTTTTAAGATCAATTCCTTGGTTCAGCATGGATGTGTTCCTGGACAAGCACTTGATGTTAAGTTTTATGAGCTAGTGGATCCTAGCATAATAAGAATTGAATATATAGAGTGTGCCCTGGACAAGCTGTTTCGGTTAAAAGGGTGCTGCTATGAGCCAGTGAGTTGGCTTACTGAGCAGTACAGGGAGTACATGGCATGCAAGCGAATTCCTCAGTCGCCAGCTATTTCTTTAGATGATGGGATGGTGTATGTGCACAGGGTTCAAGTAACACCATCGAAAGTTTATTTCTGTGGTCCAGAGGCAAATGTATCCAATCGTGTTTTACGAAATTATCCTGAAGATGTTGATAATTTCCTTCGTGTTTCTTTCGTGGATGAGGACATGGGTAAGATGCGTTCAGGAGATTTATGTCCACGGACAAATTCTACAACTTCTACAGAAGAGGAAAGGAGAACTGGAGTTTATGAAAGGATACTTTCTACTCTAAGAAATGGCATAGTCATTGGTGAAAAGAAGTTTGAGTTTCTTGCCCATTCGTCTAGTCAATTACGAGAGCATTCTGTGTGGATGTTTGCTTCTAGAAGTGAGTTGACTGCACAAGACATCAGAAATTGGATGGGTGATTTTAGTGACATAAAAAATGTAGCAAAACATGCTGCCAGGTTGGGTCAGGCTTTCAGCTCTTCAAGGGAGACTTTTGATGTTGGTGAGGATGAGATCGAATTCATTCCTGATGTAAAAACAGAAAGAGGTGGAGTTAAATATTGTTTTTCGGATGGAATTGGGAAGATATCTGCGGAGTTTGCTGGAAGAGTGGCAAGCAAGTGCGGCAAAAGTACTACTCCATCCGCCTTTCAAATTCGACTCGGTGGCTATAAAGGTGTTGTGGCAGTTGATCCTACATTGTCAAAGAAGTTGGCACTGCGAGATAGCATGTGCAAGTACCAATCCAACAACACAAAACTAGATGTTCTGGCATGGAGCAGGTACCAACCTTGTTTCCTTAATCGTCAACTGATCACCCTTTTGTCCACCCTCGGAGTCCCCGATCTTGTTTTCGTGAAAAAGCAAAACGAGGCTTTGAAACAATTGGAAGGTGTTTTGGCTGACCCATCAAGAGCACTGGAAGCACTTGAAATGATATTCCAAGGAGAGGTCACCGACGTTTTAAAGGAAATGCTTGCGTGTGGTTATGAGCCAGATGCAGAACCATTTCTGTCATTGATGCTACAAGCATTCTGTGCATCCAAGCTTGTGGAGTTGCGGACCAAGACGAGGATATTTGTTCCAAATGGAAGATCCTTGATGGGATGCCTAGATGAAACCGGGACATTGGAATATGGTCAAGTATTTGTGCAGTGTTCTCAACGTGTCGTCTTCGGTGGCAATAGCAATAGCAGCGCTACATCAAGCAAAGACAATTTCATTGTTGAGGGAAACGTAGTGGTTGCTAAAAACCCCTGTTTACATCCGGGAGATGTGCGTGTTCTTTGGGCTGTGAACGTGCCCGCCTTGCACCACATGGTGGATTGTGTAGTCTTCCCTCAAAAAGGAAACAG GCCTCATCCGAATGAATGCTCTGGAAGTGACTTGGACGGAGATTTTTACTTTGTCAGTTGGGACCCTGATCTGATTCCTCCTCGGCAAGTTCGACCCATGAAGTATATCCCAGCACCAACTATTGAATTGGGTCATGATGTGACAATGGAG GAGGTTGCAGAGTCATTTACCAACTACATAGTGAACGACAACTTGGGGATCATTTGTAATGCACATACTGTCTTTGCAGACAGAGAGCGACAGAAGGCTACCAGTGCTCCATGTATCAAGCTCGCCAAGCTCAGCTCGCATGCTGTTGACTCTCCGAAAACTGGTGTGGTAGTGGAAGTGCCACACTGTCTACGTGTCGACAAATACCCAGATTTCATGGAGAAGGGTGACAAACTCACCTACGAATCAAAACGTGTGATTGGGAGGCTTTTCCGACAGGTGAAACATGTTGAGCTTGCATCAGATTCACCTTCAAACTCGGGCTCAATTAAATCCTTCACCATGGAAGTTGCTATGAAGTTTTATGACCCTGATATGGAGGTAGATGGATTTGAAGACTACATCAAAGATGCTATCAATTACAAAATTGAGTATGACTACAAGCTGGGAAACCTGATGGATTACTACGGCTACAAAACTGAAGCCGAAATACTAAGTGGGAGCATCACTGCAgtatcaaaaaatttcaactggGGAAAAGACTTGGAGTCTATTCATTACGCTATAAAGGCATTGAGAAAGGAAGCTAGGACCTGGTTTGATGAGAAGCTGGGAATGCAGTCGGATATGAAGCCTGATATCAATGATGTACAAGCAGCAAAAGCATCAGCTTGGTACCATGTTACATATCATCCTGATTACTGGGGTCGCTGCAACAAGGGAATGGAAAGAGATCATTTCCTGAGCTTTCCATGGTGTGTGTTTGACAAGCTCATCCAGATCAAGAGGAGAAACTCTTCACTTAAGTAA